A section of the Sphaerobacter thermophilus DSM 20745 genome encodes:
- a CDS encoding NAD+ synthase — translation MSLADQIAAWIKEQVAQAGVQGGVVGLSGGIDSAVVAGLATRALGPERVTAAILPAHSNPQDVEHAKLAAAAFGLEPLVIDLSRAYDVLRETLPPGSEMADANIKPRLRMIALYHLANTRNALVIGTGNKSEEMVGYFTKYGDGGVDILPIGGLYKHQVVALAREIGVPEPIITKPPSAGLWAGQTDEQEMGITYDELDAILAAIERGDTTGFPPDRVARVERMIATSEHKRRLPPIFEPASAEARR, via the coding sequence ATGAGCCTGGCGGATCAAATCGCAGCCTGGATCAAGGAGCAGGTAGCGCAAGCTGGGGTTCAAGGCGGGGTCGTCGGCCTCTCGGGCGGCATCGATTCCGCGGTGGTCGCCGGGCTCGCCACCCGTGCGCTCGGCCCCGAGCGGGTCACGGCCGCCATTCTGCCCGCCCACAGCAACCCGCAGGACGTGGAGCATGCGAAGCTCGCGGCCGCGGCGTTCGGGTTGGAGCCCCTCGTCATCGACCTCAGCCGGGCCTACGACGTGCTCCGCGAGACATTGCCCCCTGGCAGCGAGATGGCCGATGCCAACATCAAGCCGCGGCTACGCATGATCGCCCTCTATCACCTCGCCAACACCCGCAACGCGCTGGTCATCGGCACCGGAAACAAGTCGGAGGAGATGGTCGGCTACTTCACCAAGTATGGTGACGGCGGGGTGGATATCCTCCCCATCGGCGGGCTGTACAAGCATCAGGTGGTGGCGCTGGCGCGCGAGATCGGCGTGCCGGAGCCGATCATCACCAAGCCGCCGAGCGCCGGTCTCTGGGCGGGGCAGACCGACGAACAGGAAATGGGGATCACTTACGACGAGTTGGACGCGATCCTGGCCGCGATCGAGCGGGGCGACACGACCGGCTTCCCGCCGGATCGCGTGGCGCGGGTCGAGCGGATGATCGCGACCTCGGAGCACAAGCGGCGCCTACCACCCATCTTCGAGCCGGCCAGCGCCGAGGCTCGGCGCTGA
- a CDS encoding aldo/keto reductase, translated as MVEMRALGDSGLMVTRMGLGMAALGRPGYITLGHAEDLGRRYDVAAMELHAHAVLDVAWDAGLRYFDAARSYGRGEEFLGSWLRARGIDPAACTVGSKWGYTYTADWRVDAEVHEIKDHTLPTLQRQFAESRERLGDYLDLYQIHSATEDSGVLDRPEVLDELARLKASGAVRAVGLTLSGPDSARTLERAFAIERDGRRLFDSVQATWNVLESSLGPLLARVREAGMGVIVKEALANGRLTPRNTDPAFSASRAVLEREAARLGCTIDQLALAAVLDQPWVDCVLSGAATVEHLRSNVAALDVHLDEPARAALASLAEPPERYWAARAALPWQ; from the coding sequence ATGGTGGAGATGCGTGCGCTTGGGGACAGCGGGCTCATGGTCACGCGGATGGGCCTGGGAATGGCGGCGCTGGGGCGCCCGGGCTACATCACCCTGGGTCATGCGGAGGATCTGGGCCGCCGCTACGACGTGGCCGCGATGGAGCTGCACGCACACGCGGTGCTCGACGTCGCCTGGGACGCTGGGCTGCGCTACTTCGACGCCGCGCGCAGCTACGGCCGCGGGGAGGAGTTCCTCGGCTCGTGGCTGCGGGCACGGGGCATCGACCCGGCGGCGTGCACGGTCGGGAGCAAGTGGGGTTACACCTACACCGCCGATTGGCGCGTCGACGCCGAGGTCCACGAGATCAAAGACCACACTCTTCCGACGCTGCAGCGGCAGTTTGCGGAGAGCCGGGAGCGGCTCGGCGACTACCTCGACCTCTACCAGATCCACAGCGCAACCGAGGACTCCGGGGTGCTCGACCGGCCGGAGGTCCTTGATGAGCTGGCCCGCTTGAAGGCGAGCGGTGCGGTCCGCGCCGTGGGCCTCACGCTCAGCGGGCCGGACTCAGCACGCACGCTGGAGCGCGCTTTCGCCATCGAGCGCGACGGTCGGCGTCTCTTCGACAGTGTGCAGGCGACATGGAACGTGCTTGAGTCATCGCTCGGTCCATTGCTGGCGCGCGTGCGGGAGGCGGGGATGGGGGTGATCGTCAAGGAGGCGTTGGCTAACGGACGGCTGACGCCGCGCAATACCGACCCGGCCTTCAGCGCCAGCCGGGCCGTGCTGGAGCGGGAGGCTGCGCGCCTCGGCTGCACGATCGACCAATTGGCGCTCGCCGCCGTGCTCGACCAGCCCTGGGTCGACTGCGTCCTCTCCGGTGCGGCGACGGTCGAGCACCTGCGCTCCAACGTCGCCGCTCTCGACGTGCATCTGGACGAGCCTGCCCGTGCCGCGCTCGCATCCCTCGCCGAGCCCCCTGAGCGCTACTGGGCAGCCCGCGCGGCGTTGCCGTGGCAGTGA
- a CDS encoding L,D-transpeptidase family protein, translating into MRRTLRTIGLALLVAALGTTGILSMASLGPIARGDFTTTRDPAAAAAAPEEPAETMPVVTPTPTPEPAAIGGHTSDLRWEVAIRTPDGARVGVVTAEAVNIRTAPRLDAPIVGTAFGRHPVHVYDEVPGDPVDGNPTWYRIGPDRYVSAAMVAPFIPTPPEQTFSGHWLDVNLSTFYAVAYDGETPVYAAIITAGRDGKTPTGVFEVLQRVRNETMDSTTVGIPEDEPGHYYLEEVQYTQYFKEGGYALHENYWTPPSAFGGFGSNGCVGLLEHDAAFLWDFLDIGSTVSIHY; encoded by the coding sequence ATGCGTCGCACCCTCAGAACGATCGGCCTGGCACTGCTGGTCGCCGCCCTCGGCACCACCGGCATCCTGAGCATGGCGTCGCTCGGTCCGATCGCCCGCGGCGACTTCACCACGACACGCGACCCGGCGGCCGCAGCGGCCGCACCAGAGGAGCCGGCCGAGACGATGCCGGTCGTGACCCCGACCCCCACTCCCGAACCGGCCGCGATTGGCGGCCACACGAGCGACCTGCGGTGGGAAGTCGCCATCCGCACCCCCGACGGGGCGCGAGTCGGCGTGGTCACGGCTGAGGCAGTGAACATCCGCACCGCGCCGCGACTGGATGCACCGATCGTCGGGACCGCCTTCGGCCGGCACCCCGTCCACGTGTACGACGAAGTGCCGGGCGACCCCGTCGACGGCAACCCCACCTGGTACCGCATCGGTCCGGACCGCTACGTCAGCGCGGCGATGGTCGCGCCCTTCATCCCTACCCCACCCGAGCAGACCTTCTCCGGTCACTGGCTGGACGTGAATCTGTCAACGTTCTACGCCGTGGCCTACGACGGCGAGACGCCGGTCTATGCCGCGATCATCACCGCCGGGCGCGACGGGAAGACGCCGACCGGGGTCTTCGAGGTACTCCAGCGCGTCCGCAACGAGACGATGGACTCGACGACGGTCGGCATCCCGGAGGACGAACCGGGGCACTACTACCTCGAAGAGGTCCAGTACACGCAGTACTTCAAGGAAGGGGGCTATGCACTGCATGAGAACTACTGGACGCCCCCGTCCGCCTTCGGTGGCTTCGGCAGCAACGGCTGCGTCGGCCTGCTCGAGCACGACGCCGCCTTCCTCTGGGACTTCCTGGACATCGGGTCCACGGTGAGCATTCACTACTGA
- a CDS encoding aminoglycoside 6-adenylyltransferase has product MRADQSAMPALEGAIARWAAARPDIQALAVVGSYARADHPADPWSDLDLVLFVDDPIPYLESAGWLEAIAPPRITFTEPTALGIGRERRVLFEGGLDVDFTLLPATWLDALDAKHGDQALRAAIAPVVARGYRILIDRHGRLSRVLTDLERDALPSPSLPGPEEMDELIQDFWYHAVWTARKLRRGELWVALRCCDGYMKTLLLRMLEWDMHARDPRVDTWHEGRFLERWADPRTLSHLRSAFARYDESAIWLALMSTMDLFRVVARDTCGRLGYTYPDHVDRYASRLVEQLARPQSRQSEG; this is encoded by the coding sequence ATGCGCGCAGATCAATCCGCCATGCCCGCGCTCGAAGGCGCCATCGCCCGCTGGGCCGCCGCGCGACCCGACATCCAGGCACTGGCCGTGGTCGGCTCCTACGCGCGTGCCGACCACCCGGCGGACCCCTGGTCGGACCTCGACCTGGTTCTGTTCGTGGACGACCCAATCCCCTACCTGGAGTCCGCCGGGTGGCTCGAGGCTATCGCGCCGCCGCGGATCACTTTCACCGAGCCGACCGCGCTCGGCATCGGCCGGGAGCGCCGCGTTCTCTTCGAGGGCGGGCTCGACGTCGACTTCACTCTCCTGCCGGCAACCTGGCTCGACGCGCTAGACGCCAAACACGGCGACCAGGCACTGCGAGCCGCGATCGCACCGGTCGTAGCTCGGGGCTACCGGATCCTGATTGACCGCCATGGTCGTCTGAGCCGCGTGCTGACCGACCTGGAGCGCGATGCGCTTCCGTCTCCGTCCCTGCCCGGCCCGGAGGAGATGGACGAGCTGATCCAGGACTTCTGGTACCACGCCGTCTGGACAGCCCGGAAGCTGCGACGCGGTGAACTCTGGGTCGCCCTACGCTGCTGCGACGGCTACATGAAGACCCTGCTGCTTCGAATGCTGGAGTGGGACATGCATGCGCGCGACCCGCGCGTGGACACCTGGCATGAAGGCCGCTTCCTGGAGCGCTGGGCCGATCCACGAACCCTCTCACACCTGCGCAGCGCCTTCGCCCGCTACGACGAGAGCGCGATCTGGCTCGCTCTCATGAGCACCATGGACCTCTTCCGCGTGGTCGCCCGGGACACCTGTGGGCGCCTCGGGTACACCTATCCAGACCACGTGGATCGCTACGCAAGCCGCCTGGTCGAGCAACTGGCACGCCCCCAATCGCGCCAATCTGAGGGGTAA
- a CDS encoding KTSC domain-containing protein, with translation MHRQAVESSMIRSVGYDPDRQILEIEFVKSGDVYQYRDVPKPVYQELLAATSHGQYFQARIRGEYRYQKLAHH, from the coding sequence ATGCACCGGCAGGCAGTCGAGTCGAGCATGATCCGGTCGGTAGGGTACGATCCAGACCGCCAGATCCTGGAGATCGAGTTCGTGAAGAGCGGTGATGTCTACCAGTACCGCGACGTACCGAAGCCGGTCTACCAGGAATTGCTCGCGGCAACCTCGCACGGCCAGTATTTCCAGGCGCGCATTCGGGGGGAGTACCGCTACCAGAAGCTGGCGCACCACTAG
- a CDS encoding amidohydrolase/deacetylase family metallohydrolase: protein MSGQGAGERFDLVIRGGEVLDPGAGIQGRFDLGIRDGRVAAIEPEIDLARAERVIDATGQIVTPGLVDLHTHIYWGATYWGIEADPVAARSGVTTWLDVGSAGAYSFPGFRRYIAEPSRCRVFALLNLSSIGLIAPTWEFANPDYWDVDLAAKIVEANRDLILGIKARIDRNTTRGVGVRPLERARELADRVGLPLMVHVSWGPPTIDEVAAYLRPGDILTHCFTGGDMRILGEDGRVLPVIRDLQERGLILDIGHGTGSFSFAVAEAMLEQGVLPDTISSDIHQLAVQGPMYDLPTTLSKFLALGMSLPEVIERATARPAAAIRRPDLGTLRVGSVADIALWRLEEGDFVFHDVGMDERRGTQRLVNTLTLVDGQVLPRLPERPPHVWAVLPEHQRR from the coding sequence ATGAGCGGGCAGGGTGCAGGCGAACGATTCGACCTGGTCATCCGAGGTGGTGAGGTCCTCGACCCCGGCGCGGGCATCCAGGGACGCTTCGACCTCGGCATCCGTGACGGCCGCGTCGCGGCGATCGAGCCGGAGATCGACCTCGCACGTGCAGAGCGCGTTATCGACGCCACCGGGCAGATCGTCACACCCGGCCTGGTCGACCTGCACACTCACATCTATTGGGGCGCGACCTACTGGGGCATCGAGGCCGACCCGGTGGCAGCCCGCAGCGGCGTCACCACCTGGCTCGACGTCGGCTCGGCCGGCGCCTACTCCTTCCCCGGGTTTCGCCGCTACATCGCGGAGCCCAGCCGCTGTCGCGTCTTCGCCCTGCTCAACCTGTCGTCGATCGGTCTGATCGCCCCCACCTGGGAATTCGCCAACCCCGACTACTGGGATGTGGATCTCGCCGCCAAGATCGTCGAGGCCAACCGTGACCTGATCCTGGGGATCAAGGCCCGCATCGACCGGAATACCACGCGTGGCGTAGGCGTCCGGCCGCTGGAACGCGCGCGGGAGCTGGCCGACCGGGTCGGGCTGCCCCTCATGGTCCACGTTAGCTGGGGCCCGCCGACCATCGACGAGGTCGCCGCCTACCTGCGCCCCGGCGATATCCTCACCCACTGCTTCACCGGCGGCGACATGCGCATCCTCGGAGAGGATGGCCGGGTGCTGCCGGTGATCCGGGACCTTCAGGAGCGCGGCCTGATCCTCGACATCGGCCACGGCACCGGCTCCTTCAGCTTCGCCGTTGCCGAGGCGATGCTGGAGCAGGGAGTCCTGCCCGACACCATCTCCAGCGACATCCACCAGCTCGCCGTCCAGGGACCCATGTACGACCTGCCGACCACACTCTCGAAGTTCCTCGCCCTCGGCATGAGCCTGCCCGAGGTGATCGAGCGCGCGACCGCCCGCCCGGCCGCCGCGATCCGCCGCCCCGACCTCGGCACCCTTCGCGTCGGATCCGTGGCCGACATCGCGCTCTGGCGCCTGGAGGAGGGGGACTTTGTCTTCCACGACGTCGGGATGGACGAGCGACGCGGCACCCAACGGCTGGTCAACACCCTGACGCTGGTCGACGGGCAGGTTCTCCCGCGCCTCCCCGAGCGCCCGCCGCACGTCTGGGCCGTGCTACCCGAGCACCAGCGGAGGTGA